One Vigna unguiculata cultivar IT97K-499-35 chromosome 11, ASM411807v1, whole genome shotgun sequence DNA window includes the following coding sequences:
- the LOC114168841 gene encoding early nodulin-like protein 1 encodes MATFIFRSNIVGWVCLLLMLQKGASYDFVVGGQKGWTVPNDPTFNPFNQWAEKSRFQVGDSLVFNYQSGQDSVLYVKREDYESCNTDSAYAKFSDGHTVFKLNQSGPHFFISGSKDNCLKNEKLTVIVLAERNKNSNASPPSPQSSSSSPPPTTGQEGQSPTSDTNQTPSPVTEPPPPNAAASPFLSLAASVGPFMASLIMLLSF; translated from the exons ATGGCCACATTCATCTTTAGGTCTAACATTGTTGGGTGGGTTTGTCTTCTGCTGATGCTTCAAAAGGGTGCTTCCTATGATTTTGTAGTTGGTGGCCAAAAGGGTTGGACTGTTCCAAATGATCCCACTTTCAATCCTTTCAATCAATGGGCAGAGAAGAGCCGTTTTCAAGTTGGAGACTCTCTTG TGTTCAACTACCAATCTGGGCAAGACTCGGTGCTGTACGTAAAGAGGGAAGACTATGAGAGCTGCAACACCGATTCAGCTTATGCAAAATTCTCTGATGGCCACACAGTGTTCAAGCTAAACCAATCAGGGCCTCACTTTTTCATAAGTGGAAGCAAAGACAATTGCCTGAAAAATGAGAAGTTAACAGTGATTGTGCTTGCTGAAAGGAACAAAAACAGCAATGCATCTCCACCTTCACCAcaatcatcatcttcatcaccaCCACCAACTACTGGGCAAGAGGGTCAGTCTCCAACTTCAGACACAAACCAAACACCAAGCCCTGTCACTGAACCTCCTCCTCCCAATGCTGCTGCTTCACCCTTTCTCTCTCTTGCTGCTTCTGTTGGACCATTCATGGCTTCACTCATCATGCTTTTATCTTTCTAA